From the Prunus dulcis chromosome 4, ALMONDv2, whole genome shotgun sequence genome, one window contains:
- the LOC117625186 gene encoding uncharacterized protein LOC117625186: MLITVVSSLIFTNQRKTTQLIPESLRKLWNEWELRGMVLASLALQIILILIGNWRKHSTSNKLRILLWLSYLSADSVATVALGILSSNQEDSQGDSVNPKVVITAFWAPFLLLHLGGPDTITAYSLEDNELWLRHLLGLFVQVVVALYVSFRAWSSKELNFLAIPMFIVGMIKFGERTWVLRSASSEHFRDSMLHDPDPGPNYARYMEEYCSKRAQGFRVNSVELGGDNSLVDAVDDGTQNVQILDKSYDFFETFKLLCADLILSFHDIVHSHSFLEKKNSDQAFEVIEFELGFMYDAFYTKSVLVYSGLGCILRGITVSITVSVFIAFLFSKKQAYSGVDVIITYILLIGAIVLESYAVALLLSSDRTRLWLNKHKNMVARLMVLLRCAVSSVPLGYNKRWSNTLAQYNLITFCLKAKPTKCISVQKFLFIYQLLEKYRYKELVDIPTELKELIFEQLQEKSRIGSNVEASKRKQVCARRGDQVLQKAHCLKELGWTINEVEFDQSILLWHIATDLCYYSDVNRNSNSVPSENCEDSKLLLNYMMYLLVMCPFMLPNGIGQIRFRDTCAEAEEFFKEKKIMKSGERKACTKLLDVCTDILPSKVKGDRSKSVLFDACRLAKALQSLESDRGWSNERKWEFVSHVWVEMLSYAANQCRWSGHAQQLRRGGELLTHVWLLMAHLGLTEQFQISEGHARAKLIVE, translated from the exons ATGTTAATCACAG TTGTTAGCAGTTTGATCTTCACAAACCAGCGGAAGACAACGCAACTTATCCCTGAAAGTTTGAGAAAACTCTGGAACGAATGGGAGCTTCGGGGCATGGTTCTAGCTAGCCTTGCATTGCAAATTATCCTCATCCTGATTGGCAACTGGAGAAAACATTCAACCAGTAACAAACTCAGAATTCTTCTGTGGCTCTCTTACCTGTCAGCTGACTCAGTTGCAACAGTTGCACTTGGCATACTCTCCAGCAATCAAGAAGACTCTCAAGGTGATTCCGTAAACCCGAAAGTTGTAATAACTGCATTTTGGGCACCCTTTCTTCTCTTACATCTTGGTGGCCCAGATACTATCACTGCTTACTCTTTAGAAGACAATGAGTTGTGGCTTAGGCACTTGCTTGGGCTATTTGTCCAGGTGGTTGTAGCTTTATATGTCTCTTTCAGAGCATGGTCCAGTAAAGAGTTAAATTTTTTGGCAATACCAATGTTCATAGTTGGGATGATCAAGTTTGGGGAGAGGACTTGGGTTCTAAGATCGGCAAGCAGTGAGCATTTTAGAGATTCTATGCTTCATGATCCTGACCCAGGTCCCAATTATGCTAGATACATGGAAGAATATTGTTCAAAGAGAGCCCAGGGCTTCAGGGTTAACTCAGTTGAACTAGGAGGGGATAACTCACTAGTTGATGCAGTTGACGACGGTACCCAAAATGTGCAAATTTTAGACAAGTCCTACGACTTCTTTGAAACATTCAAACTGCTTTGTGCTGATCTCATCCTCAGCTTCCATGATATAGTACACAGCCACTCCttcttagaaaaaaaaaactccgaTCAAGCTTTCGAAGTTATTGAGTTTGAGCTAGGATTCATGTATGATGCCTTTTATACAAAGTCAGTTCTGGTTTATTCTGGTCTGGGTTGCATTCTCCGCGGTATTACTGTTTCTATAACAGTTTCTGTATTCATAGCCTTCCTGTTCTCAAAGAAGCAAGCATACAGTGGAGTAGATGTAATTATCacatatatattgttgataGGAGCAATAGTCCTAGAATCTTATGCTGTAGCATTGCTGCTTTCCTCAGACAGGACAAGGCTATGGCTGAATAAGCACAAAAATATGGTGGCACGTCTCATGGTTCTCTTGCGCTGTGCCGTTTCGTCAGTCCCTTTGGGTTATAACAAGAGGTGGTCTAATACCTTGGCACAATACAACCTCATCACATTTTGTCTTAAGGCTAAGCCAACGAAATGCATTTCTGTCCAGAAGTTCTTATTCATTTATCAGTTGTTAGAGAAGTATCGATACAAAGAGTTGGTGGATATCCCCACTGAGTTGAAGGAGTTGATATTTGAGCAGCTCCAAGAGAAATCAAGGATTGGTTCCAATGTTGAGGCTAGCAAACGAAAACAAGTATGTGCTCGAAGGGGTGACCAGGTGCTTCAAAAAGCACATTGTCTAAAGGAACTTGGCTGGACCATCAATGAGGTTGAGTTTGATCAAAGCATCCTTCTCTGGCATATTGCAACAGATCTATGTTATTATTCCGATGTGAATAGAAACTCGAACTCGGTTCCTAGTGAAAATTGTGAAGACAGTAAGCTGTTATTGAACTATATGATGTATCTTTTAGTCATGTGCCCCTTCATGCTACCAAATGGGATTGGACAGATAAGGTTTAGAGACACATGTGCTGAGGCTGAAGAATTTttcaaggaaaagaaaataatgaaatcgGGTGAAAGGAAAGCATGCACAAAGCTACTGGATGTGTGCACAGACATCCTTCCATCTAAAGTGAAAGGAGATAGAAGCAAGTCAGTTCTATTTGATGCATGCAGGCTTGCTAAAGCTTTGCAGTCCCTGGAATCAGATAGAGGGTGGAGTAATGAGAGAAAGTGGGAGTTTGTAAGTCATGTGTGGGTGGAAATGCTCTCTTACGCTGCCAATCAGTGTCGATGGAGTGGTCATGCTCAGCAGCTCAGGCGAGGAGGAGAGCTGCTCACCCATGTCTGGCTTCTGATGGCACATCTGGGTTTAACTGAACAGTTCCAAATTTCAGAGGGCCATGCTAGGGCAAAACTGATTGtggagtaa